One window from the genome of Myxococcus fulvus encodes:
- a CDS encoding MXAN_6230/SCO0854 family RING domain-containing protein, which produces MGAPSLELTGDSAALLLWTTGLVFPPTGLSAGGNEKARAEALLALDADLAGVGYVLAGDLRDALLALPDEALAASGHFLYENCAATVGKDRPFVPLFRNFPQSVPRDTDALFVQRVLSWLYQNPEQPCIHCGTLGSVRALSPCAHLVCERCFDGKDYSACPICRRRLSPTDPFLQPKELQGASRTVYSIRRSQLTRLSLGTDPEATASGLMRRLASRSTVLNPRDLEILKRLVSSFGPRVLGWLPRRIPVKETLALIVGLLLREPRTAGDVLAGAAAHVKTATDVLRVLVAWAGGNPDLSVKVPLKSPPRQVRRAVLRMMEGFSLLNVTEDVGRNPGLWKAFGGLLHVFEEWRRHPKVSLAFAVLRGTVLSAQTPFGATLLGLAREHPESFQTRDVEGGVVVEFRSWTSRVEEALRAKALPDALGLLRQRPGELLRRLDHVSRLSLASTGSASLEPELLATLEAVLPRSPPALLLAASAHLRKRHRPFARRIFFPKGEATHAWGMDDRRPLLPGDVIGQLVAPLERELLRRAEALPSFPHAVLDEALGDLLVPMAEKTASKALVAVPRGSLLPMPEGKVLRFFVHWTEPQNTYVDLDLSVALYDQNWWLVDRCDYTNLRLDNDAAVHSGDVTSGSPPLGGAEFLDVHVERLLAQGVRYAIPVVFSFNSVSFDRMEDAFAGFMVRDEVDGEHFDARTVEQRFDLQGSAQISVPLVIDLVEKQLRWVDVKVPPEDGYQSVARSRGGLAHLGKDTLAYFGTGARPTLWELASLHAAARSRTVHVRRRDGSVALLKRADGEDTASFLRRLRGLEADSTARSFEPGKAPTFFAGLTDVPALPRGSEGYALRFLHTSAEEVTRLAAGDLVSALKKA; this is translated from the coding sequence ATGGGCGCCCCTTCGCTCGAACTCACGGGCGATTCCGCCGCGCTGTTGCTCTGGACCACGGGGCTCGTCTTTCCTCCCACGGGCCTGTCCGCCGGCGGTAACGAGAAGGCGCGAGCGGAGGCCCTGCTCGCGCTGGATGCGGACCTGGCGGGCGTCGGCTACGTGCTCGCGGGCGACCTCCGGGACGCGCTGCTCGCCCTCCCTGACGAGGCCCTGGCCGCGTCCGGCCACTTCCTCTACGAGAACTGCGCGGCGACCGTGGGCAAGGACCGCCCCTTCGTCCCGCTGTTCCGGAACTTCCCCCAGAGCGTCCCGCGCGACACGGATGCGCTGTTCGTGCAACGCGTGCTGTCGTGGCTGTACCAGAACCCCGAGCAGCCGTGCATCCACTGCGGCACCCTGGGCTCGGTGCGCGCGCTGTCGCCGTGCGCCCACCTTGTCTGTGAGCGGTGCTTCGACGGCAAGGACTACTCCGCCTGTCCCATCTGTCGCCGACGCCTGTCGCCGACGGACCCCTTCCTGCAGCCCAAGGAACTCCAGGGCGCTTCGCGGACTGTCTACTCCATCCGTCGCAGCCAGCTGACGCGGTTGTCTTTGGGCACGGACCCCGAGGCCACCGCGAGCGGACTGATGCGGCGGCTGGCGTCGCGGTCCACGGTGCTCAACCCTCGCGACCTGGAGATCCTCAAGCGGCTCGTGTCCTCCTTCGGTCCCCGGGTGCTGGGTTGGTTGCCTCGGCGCATCCCGGTGAAGGAGACCCTGGCGCTCATCGTGGGGCTCCTGCTGCGGGAGCCTCGGACGGCGGGGGACGTGCTGGCCGGCGCCGCGGCGCACGTGAAGACCGCCACGGATGTGCTCCGCGTGCTGGTGGCGTGGGCGGGTGGCAACCCCGACCTCTCCGTCAAGGTGCCCTTGAAGAGCCCGCCGCGGCAGGTGCGGCGCGCCGTCCTCCGGATGATGGAGGGCTTCTCCCTGTTGAATGTCACCGAGGACGTCGGGCGCAACCCGGGCCTGTGGAAGGCCTTCGGTGGGCTCTTGCACGTCTTCGAGGAGTGGCGGCGTCATCCCAAGGTCTCGCTCGCGTTCGCCGTGCTGCGCGGGACGGTGCTCTCCGCGCAGACGCCGTTCGGCGCGACGCTGCTGGGCCTCGCCCGTGAACATCCCGAGTCCTTCCAGACGCGGGACGTCGAGGGTGGCGTCGTGGTGGAGTTCCGCTCCTGGACCTCGCGCGTCGAGGAGGCGCTGCGCGCGAAGGCGCTTCCGGATGCGCTGGGCCTGCTCCGGCAGCGGCCCGGTGAGCTGTTGCGCAGGCTGGACCATGTGAGCCGCCTTTCGTTGGCGAGCACGGGCTCCGCGTCGCTGGAGCCGGAGCTGCTCGCGACGCTCGAGGCCGTGCTGCCCCGGTCTCCGCCCGCGTTGCTGCTCGCCGCCTCGGCGCACCTGCGCAAGCGGCACCGGCCGTTCGCGCGGCGCATCTTCTTCCCGAAGGGGGAGGCCACGCATGCGTGGGGCATGGACGACCGTCGTCCGCTGCTCCCCGGGGATGTGATTGGCCAGCTGGTGGCGCCGCTGGAGCGGGAGCTGCTGCGACGGGCGGAGGCCCTGCCGTCCTTCCCCCACGCGGTCCTCGACGAGGCGCTCGGGGACCTCCTGGTGCCGATGGCGGAGAAGACGGCCTCGAAGGCGTTGGTGGCGGTGCCTCGCGGCAGCCTGCTTCCGATGCCGGAGGGGAAGGTGCTTCGCTTCTTCGTCCACTGGACGGAGCCCCAGAACACGTACGTGGACCTGGACCTGTCGGTGGCGCTCTACGACCAGAACTGGTGGCTGGTGGACCGGTGTGACTACACGAACCTGCGGCTGGACAACGACGCCGCGGTGCATTCGGGGGATGTCACGTCGGGCTCTCCGCCGCTGGGCGGCGCCGAGTTCCTGGACGTGCACGTGGAGCGCCTGCTCGCCCAGGGCGTGCGCTATGCCATCCCCGTGGTCTTCTCCTTCAACAGCGTCTCGTTCGACCGGATGGAGGACGCGTTCGCGGGCTTCATGGTCCGGGACGAGGTGGACGGCGAGCACTTCGATGCGCGCACGGTGGAGCAGCGCTTCGATTTGCAGGGGAGCGCGCAGATTTCGGTGCCGCTCGTCATCGACCTCGTCGAGAAGCAGCTGCGCTGGGTGGACGTGAAGGTCCCTCCCGAGGATGGCTACCAGAGCGTGGCCCGCTCCCGGGGCGGACTCGCGCACCTGGGCAAGGACACCCTGGCCTACTTCGGCACCGGTGCCCGGCCCACGCTGTGGGAGCTGGCGAGTCTGCACGCCGCCGCGCGCAGCCGCACCGTGCACGTCCGGCGCCGGGATGGCTCCGTGGCCCTCCTGAAGCGGGCGGACGGCGAGGACACCGCCTCCTTCCTTCGCAGGCTTCGCGGCCTGGAGGCGGACTCCACCGCGCGGAGCTTCGAGCCCGGCAAGGCGCCCACGTTCTTCGCGGGGCTGACGGATGTGCCCGCGCTCCCTCGGGGCAGCGAGGGGTATGCCCTGCGCTTCCTGCACACCTCCGCCGAGGAGGTCACCCGGCTGGCCGCGGGCGACCTGGTCTCCGCGCTGAAGAAGGCGTAG
- a CDS encoding DoxX family protein: protein MTRSKKITIGFWVVTALFCLQIGFTAYAQLSLPQVAAAFTHLGFPDYFRQELSWAKLIGVLLLLAPVPARLKEWAYAGFAINLASAFIAHRAVGDGPEAWGWVVGTSVLWGLSYFFWRRLEAAPVQAPVLAGGHS from the coding sequence ATGACGCGCTCGAAGAAAATCACCATTGGCTTCTGGGTTGTCACCGCGCTGTTCTGCCTGCAGATCGGCTTCACGGCCTACGCGCAGCTGAGCCTGCCGCAGGTGGCGGCGGCGTTCACCCACCTGGGCTTCCCCGACTACTTCCGGCAGGAGCTGTCGTGGGCCAAGCTCATCGGGGTGCTGCTGCTGCTGGCGCCCGTGCCGGCGCGGCTGAAGGAGTGGGCCTATGCGGGGTTCGCCATCAACCTGGCCTCCGCGTTCATCGCGCATCGCGCGGTGGGGGACGGTCCGGAGGCGTGGGGTTGGGTGGTGGGGACCAGCGTGCTCTGGGGGTTGTCGTACTTCTTCTGGCGTCGCCTGGAGGCGGCCCCTGTCCAGGCCCCGGTGCTGGCCGGAGGTCACTCATGA
- a CDS encoding SDR family NAD(P)-dependent oxidoreductase, which translates to MTSPSNADLALVTGASRGIGAAIAEVLAGQGLRVVLLARDEVALSRQEEKLRASGAQAWSFACDLGNEAALDATLARLESTVGVPGVLVNNAGFGGPFHRADEVSRGEWEQLFGVNVDAVHQLCRWALPRMKAARFGRIVNIASSLGLFGGALSSTYAATKHALVGYSKSIGAEWGAHGITCNAICPGYIDTEMLAKAPPALREELLRRIPAGRFATPDEVARLVAFVAGPSGGYINGTTLVVDGGLSSHLANDLPTF; encoded by the coding sequence ATGACGTCGCCCTCGAACGCGGACCTGGCGCTCGTCACGGGCGCCAGCCGGGGAATCGGCGCGGCCATCGCGGAGGTGCTCGCCGGACAGGGGCTGCGCGTCGTCCTCCTCGCGCGGGACGAGGTGGCCCTGTCCCGACAGGAGGAGAAGCTGCGCGCCTCGGGGGCCCAGGCGTGGTCCTTCGCGTGCGACCTGGGGAACGAGGCCGCGCTGGACGCGACGCTCGCGAGGCTGGAGTCCACCGTGGGAGTCCCCGGGGTCCTCGTGAACAACGCGGGCTTCGGTGGGCCCTTCCACCGCGCCGACGAGGTCTCCCGCGGCGAGTGGGAGCAGCTCTTCGGTGTGAACGTGGACGCCGTCCACCAGCTCTGCCGCTGGGCCCTGCCGCGCATGAAGGCGGCGAGGTTCGGCAGGATCGTCAACATCGCGTCCTCCCTCGGCCTCTTCGGCGGGGCGCTCTCATCCACCTACGCGGCCACCAAGCACGCGCTGGTGGGCTACTCCAAGTCCATCGGCGCCGAGTGGGGCGCGCACGGCATCACCTGCAACGCCATCTGCCCCGGCTACATCGACACGGAGATGCTGGCGAAGGCGCCGCCCGCGCTCCGCGAGGAGCTGCTGCGGAGGATTCCCGCCGGGAGGTTCGCCACACCCGACGAGGTGGCCCGACTGGTGGCCTTCGTCGCGGGCCCCTCGGGTGGCTACATCAACGGCACCACGCTGGTCGTCGACGGGGGATTGTCATCCCATCTCGCCAACGACCTGCCGACCTTCTGA
- a CDS encoding SDR family oxidoreductase yields the protein MSARNAIVVGGTGNIGAAVIHRLRAEGLHVICASEDVTRESSDSMRVDVTDEASVRSLFDKASAAGPLHLLVNCSGFGAFTPIEETSLADWRRSLDVNLTGAFLCAREAFKRMKAHGGGRIVHIGSVSDHLTLPMNGAYAASKHGLRGLTGVLNAEGKDHAIRATLLSLGAVYTAFWKTRPEFSPSDMLSVEDVAESIWEIARKPLHIRVDELRLVPSKGVL from the coding sequence ATGAGCGCTCGGAATGCAATCGTCGTCGGCGGAACGGGCAACATCGGCGCCGCCGTCATCCACAGGCTGCGGGCGGAGGGACTGCACGTCATCTGCGCCTCGGAGGACGTGACGCGGGAGTCATCCGACTCGATGCGGGTGGACGTCACCGATGAGGCCTCCGTGAGGTCGCTGTTCGACAAGGCGTCCGCGGCGGGCCCGCTTCACCTGCTGGTCAACTGCTCGGGCTTCGGGGCCTTCACGCCCATCGAGGAGACCTCGCTCGCGGACTGGCGGAGGAGCCTGGATGTGAACCTGACCGGAGCCTTCCTGTGCGCGCGCGAGGCGTTCAAGCGGATGAAGGCGCACGGCGGAGGGCGAATCGTCCACATCGGCTCGGTGAGCGACCACCTCACCCTGCCCATGAATGGCGCCTACGCCGCCTCCAAGCATGGCCTCCGCGGGCTCACGGGCGTGTTGAACGCGGAGGGAAAGGACCACGCCATCCGGGCCACGCTGCTGTCGCTGGGGGCCGTGTACACGGCCTTCTGGAAGACGCGGCCGGAGTTCAGCCCCTCCGACATGCTGTCCGTGGAGGACGTGGCCGAGTCCATCTGGGAGATTGCCCGCAAGCCCTTGCACATCCGCGTGGACGAGCTGCGACTGGTCCCCTCCAAGGGAGTCCTGTGA
- a CDS encoding DUF1801 domain-containing protein, giving the protein MVGKTAAKKPKAKKTATKKAPVKKAPVKKAPVKKAPAKKAPAKKVAKAPVLLSGGNPQIAKGYGEEPIQAYIAAMPGWKREVGARLDALISRAVPGVSKAVKWNSPMYGVEGQGMFLGIHCFAKYIKVAFFRGTSLKPIPPGESKSQDTRYLDIREDDALDEARFVSWVKQASRLPGERM; this is encoded by the coding sequence ATGGTTGGCAAGACGGCTGCGAAGAAGCCCAAGGCCAAGAAGACCGCCACGAAGAAGGCCCCGGTGAAGAAGGCCCCGGTGAAGAAGGCCCCGGTGAAGAAGGCTCCGGCGAAGAAGGCTCCGGCGAAGAAGGTGGCCAAGGCGCCGGTCCTCCTCTCTGGCGGCAATCCGCAGATCGCGAAGGGGTACGGCGAGGAGCCCATCCAGGCCTACATCGCGGCCATGCCGGGCTGGAAGCGTGAGGTCGGCGCGCGTCTCGACGCGCTCATCTCGCGAGCGGTCCCGGGGGTGTCCAAGGCGGTGAAGTGGAACTCGCCGATGTACGGCGTCGAGGGCCAGGGGATGTTCCTCGGCATCCACTGCTTCGCGAAGTACATCAAGGTGGCCTTCTTCCGGGGCACATCGTTGAAGCCCATCCCTCCCGGCGAGTCGAAGAGCCAGGACACGCGCTACCTCGACATCCGCGAGGACGACGCGCTCGACGAGGCCCGCTTCGTCTCGTGGGTGAAGCAGGCCAGTCGGCTCCCTGGCGAACGGATGTGA
- a CDS encoding DUF1801 domain-containing protein — translation MKKGEGQASGEVASRLIDQRILDLGDWRGEALARMRKLILEAVPEMTEEWKWGTPVWSHHGIVTTGEAYTKVAKLTFIKGAHVPDPTGIFNSSLEGNARRAIDIREGEKVDASAFKALVKAAAALNGAAKKKAPAAKKAAPVAKKAVAARKTSAVKKAAKPSGAKAKKR, via the coding sequence ATGAAGAAGGGAGAGGGGCAGGCGAGCGGGGAGGTCGCGTCCAGGCTCATCGACCAGCGCATCCTCGACCTGGGGGACTGGCGGGGCGAGGCGCTGGCGCGGATGCGGAAGCTGATCCTGGAGGCCGTCCCGGAGATGACCGAGGAGTGGAAGTGGGGCACCCCGGTGTGGTCCCACCACGGGATTGTGACGACGGGGGAGGCGTATACGAAGGTCGCGAAGCTCACCTTCATCAAGGGCGCCCACGTCCCCGACCCGACGGGCATCTTCAACTCCAGCCTGGAGGGCAACGCGCGCCGGGCCATCGACATCCGTGAGGGGGAGAAGGTCGACGCGAGCGCGTTCAAGGCGCTGGTGAAGGCCGCCGCGGCCCTGAACGGTGCGGCGAAGAAGAAGGCCCCGGCGGCGAAGAAGGCCGCACCGGTGGCGAAGAAGGCGGTGGCGGCGCGGAAGACGAGCGCCGTGAAGAAGGCCGCGAAGCCGAGCGGTGCGAAGGCGAAGAAGCGATAG
- a CDS encoding AraC family transcriptional regulator, translating into MSGDLVHLAPDVGARLARLGANVAHATAAARVPPGGAMSTAQFFHFWEVLGESSPADIGLRLARETQVHEYDISSLAALHSPDLGTALGKIARYKRLCGPKDMSVDTQGGEVTVHTTYLHASSPAPARLVDASLASLLVLLQRGSGVSLAPKRVELLRARADEPMLMRFFGCPLRFKARRDALVFDAKVLSTPFVTHNANLLRVLLPSLDERLAPVEQDSLVERVRAVVARRMSGERPSVAKVARELALSARTLQRRLEEHGLSYQEVLDDVRHRTALRLLRTEQVGVDEIAFLLGFEELNSFTRAFRAWEGTTPHRWRDSMR; encoded by the coding sequence ATGAGCGGAGACCTCGTCCACCTCGCGCCCGATGTGGGCGCGCGTCTTGCCCGGCTCGGGGCAAACGTGGCCCACGCCACCGCCGCCGCGCGGGTGCCCCCTGGGGGCGCGATGAGCACCGCGCAGTTCTTCCACTTCTGGGAGGTGCTCGGGGAGTCGTCTCCGGCGGACATCGGCTTGCGCCTCGCGCGTGAGACGCAGGTGCACGAGTACGACATCTCCTCGCTGGCCGCGTTGCACTCCCCGGACCTGGGCACGGCCCTGGGCAAGATTGCCCGCTACAAGCGGCTGTGCGGCCCCAAGGACATGTCCGTCGACACCCAGGGCGGCGAGGTCACCGTCCACACGACGTACCTGCACGCCTCCAGCCCCGCGCCCGCGCGCCTCGTCGATGCCTCTCTGGCCTCGTTGCTGGTGTTGCTGCAGCGCGGGAGCGGGGTGTCCCTGGCGCCCAAGCGCGTGGAGCTCCTCCGGGCCCGGGCGGACGAGCCGATGCTGATGCGCTTCTTCGGCTGCCCGCTGCGCTTCAAGGCGCGGCGCGACGCGCTCGTCTTCGACGCGAAGGTGCTCTCCACGCCCTTCGTCACCCACAACGCGAACCTGCTGCGGGTGTTGCTCCCCAGCCTCGACGAGCGACTCGCGCCCGTCGAGCAGGACTCGCTCGTCGAGCGGGTCCGCGCGGTGGTGGCCCGGCGCATGTCGGGGGAGCGGCCCAGCGTGGCGAAGGTGGCCCGGGAGCTGGCGCTCAGTGCCCGGACGCTCCAGCGTCGATTGGAGGAGCACGGCCTGAGCTATCAGGAGGTGCTCGACGACGTCCGGCATCGCACGGCGCTGCGGCTCTTGCGCACCGAGCAGGTGGGCGTGGACGAGATTGCCTTCCTGCTCGGCTTCGAGGAGCTCAACTCCTTCACGCGGGCGTTCCGGGCCTGGGAGGGCACCACGCCGCACCGTTGGCGCGATTCGATGAGATAG
- a CDS encoding thioredoxin family protein, with protein MKRLLPVCLMVLVGCAATKARPSEHATFIQNDYAAALAQARAERKPLFIDFGAVWCPPCRTMEAQVFAAPGFIEKSKDYVLLAVDVDDPINEPLLERFPVDNLPTLLVLDSETETPALRWMGGAGLEDVLALLDDARRALSAQVSGPERLLLEGDRAHARREHELAARKYQEAVEQGPREWSRRARAVESALNALWNAEAFQACAEYAVKEVPSLDEGSRAGPASTAYACARYANEPKPWAAPAMKALEVYFEKAFEQLRKSDAKGQTWLYGSMADLLEERGDKEGARKLSEAYYAKVLAYRAEETTARGRAAWDPPLYSAAESSGHLADTLALFVQTERELPDDFSASARVAANLRELGRYDEALAATDRALKRAQGGRRLAVWLSRARTLERAGRKDEARKDLETALAEAERLPRMQREFSQYAVDAVKAALASLDAAK; from the coding sequence ATGAAGCGGCTCCTCCCCGTCTGCCTCATGGTCCTCGTGGGCTGTGCCGCCACGAAAGCACGTCCCTCCGAGCACGCGACGTTCATCCAGAACGACTACGCCGCGGCGCTCGCCCAGGCCCGCGCCGAGCGCAAGCCGCTCTTCATCGACTTCGGCGCGGTGTGGTGTCCGCCGTGCCGGACCATGGAGGCCCAGGTCTTCGCCGCGCCCGGCTTCATCGAGAAGTCGAAGGACTACGTCCTGCTCGCGGTGGATGTGGATGACCCCATCAACGAGCCGCTCCTGGAGCGCTTCCCGGTGGACAACCTGCCCACGCTGCTGGTGCTCGACTCCGAGACGGAGACGCCCGCGCTGCGCTGGATGGGCGGCGCGGGTCTGGAGGACGTGCTGGCGCTGCTCGACGATGCCCGACGCGCGTTGAGTGCCCAGGTGTCGGGACCGGAGCGGCTGCTGCTCGAAGGCGACCGGGCCCATGCCAGGCGGGAGCACGAGCTGGCGGCGCGGAAGTACCAGGAGGCGGTGGAGCAAGGCCCCAGGGAGTGGAGCCGTCGTGCGAGGGCCGTGGAGTCCGCGCTCAACGCGCTGTGGAACGCCGAGGCCTTCCAGGCGTGCGCGGAGTATGCGGTGAAGGAGGTCCCGAGTCTCGACGAAGGGAGCAGGGCGGGCCCAGCGAGCACCGCCTACGCCTGCGCGCGGTACGCGAACGAGCCCAAGCCCTGGGCCGCGCCGGCCATGAAGGCGCTGGAGGTCTATTTCGAGAAGGCCTTCGAGCAGCTCCGGAAGAGCGACGCGAAGGGGCAGACCTGGCTCTACGGCTCCATGGCGGACCTGCTCGAGGAGCGCGGCGACAAGGAGGGGGCCCGGAAGCTGTCCGAGGCGTACTACGCGAAGGTGCTCGCGTACCGCGCCGAGGAGACCACGGCGCGGGGGAGGGCGGCGTGGGACCCTCCGCTCTACAGCGCGGCGGAGTCGAGCGGGCATCTGGCGGACACGCTCGCGCTCTTCGTCCAGACGGAGCGCGAGCTGCCGGACGACTTCTCCGCCAGCGCGCGGGTGGCCGCGAACCTCCGGGAGCTCGGCCGCTACGACGAGGCGCTTGCGGCGACGGACCGCGCGCTGAAGCGGGCGCAGGGAGGACGACGGCTGGCGGTGTGGCTGAGCCGGGCGCGGACGCTGGAGCGGGCTGGACGCAAGGACGAGGCGCGCAAGGACCTGGAGACGGCGCTCGCGGAAGCGGAGCGGCTGCCCAGGATGCAGCGGGAGTTCTCCCAGTACGCGGTGGACGCGGTGAAGGCCGCGTTGGCCTCGCTCGACGCCGCGAAGTAG
- a CDS encoding SRPBCC family protein: MTHRAKYTPGRAAGAHIQKDAERWTLVLVRDLRHPPVKVWEALTDPEQLREWAPFDSDRNLGAVGTAMLTTVGAPKPMVAETQVKRAEAPKLLEYNWGGNDVRWELEPRESGGTRLTLWHNIHRGFIAMGAAGWHICFDVLDGLLSDEPLGRLVGPEAMRFEGWQRLHAEYAEQFGVEAPGQTSSPRN, from the coding sequence ATGACTCACCGTGCGAAGTACACCCCCGGCCGCGCGGCCGGAGCCCATATCCAGAAGGACGCGGAGCGCTGGACGCTCGTGCTCGTGAGGGATTTGCGCCACCCGCCCGTGAAGGTCTGGGAGGCGCTCACGGACCCCGAGCAGCTGCGGGAGTGGGCGCCGTTCGACTCGGACCGGAACCTGGGCGCGGTGGGCACCGCGATGCTCACCACGGTGGGCGCGCCCAAGCCGATGGTCGCCGAGACGCAGGTGAAGCGGGCCGAGGCGCCGAAGCTGCTCGAGTACAACTGGGGTGGGAACGATGTGCGCTGGGAGCTGGAGCCGCGCGAGAGTGGCGGCACGCGGCTGACGCTCTGGCACAACATCCACCGTGGCTTCATCGCGATGGGCGCGGCGGGCTGGCACATCTGCTTCGACGTGTTGGATGGGCTCCTGTCGGACGAGCCGCTGGGGCGCCTGGTCGGCCCGGAGGCGATGCGGTTCGAGGGCTGGCAGCGGCTGCATGCCGAGTACGCCGAGCAGTTCGGCGTCGAGGCTCCTGGACAGACTTCTTCCCCGAGGAACTGA
- a CDS encoding PKD domain-containing protein: MSKSNPSTVSSRLFFTLATLWGVLLAPAAQAHSAVYGGGPFYSGGTAVMDDLRASGFTTVILWSFHIEDNGDLVYNDIPVVRNGAYIGDAAWPTRLATLKRAPTSVNRIEVSIGAWSVPDFERMARLVNGTAAGCGTTLVCGTGSNSILYRNFQVLKSITGADAVNFDDESAYDLAPTTTFGQMLIGLGYKIAFVPYTQQTFWRNLRNNLGSAVDRIYLQVYDGGAGNNPASWNTAMGMTVSPGLWSRHGTNCASGDSPASVQTKMTNWKANAGIPGGFMWLYDDIQRCSAQGTSAQYAAAINTAVSGNTPPVANFGVTISGLTATFSDASTDADGSIVSRSWSFGDGTTSTATNPARTYASGGSYNVTLTVTDNGGASHSRTQTVSVGTGFINLALNKPTSSTTPCNSNETAAKAVNGSVSGGTTDKFCSLTSPAWMDVDLGSAQTVSSFTVKHAGAGGETATWNTQAFTIQTSTNGTTWNTVVTVSANTADVSTHPIAATSARYIRLHVTLPTQNFTPAMRIYEFEVR; the protein is encoded by the coding sequence ATGTCGAAATCGAATCCGTCGACTGTATCCAGCCGTCTGTTCTTCACCCTCGCCACGCTCTGGGGCGTGCTCCTGGCACCCGCCGCCCAGGCCCACTCGGCTGTCTATGGTGGAGGACCCTTCTACTCCGGTGGCACCGCGGTGATGGATGACCTGCGCGCCTCGGGGTTCACCACGGTGATTCTGTGGAGCTTCCACATCGAGGACAACGGGGACCTCGTCTACAACGACATCCCCGTGGTCAGGAATGGGGCGTACATCGGCGACGCGGCGTGGCCCACGCGGCTGGCGACGCTCAAGCGGGCGCCCACGTCGGTCAATCGCATCGAGGTGTCCATCGGCGCCTGGAGCGTCCCGGACTTCGAGCGCATGGCGAGGCTGGTCAACGGCACCGCCGCCGGCTGCGGCACCACGCTGGTCTGCGGCACCGGGAGCAACAGCATCCTGTACCGCAACTTCCAGGTGCTCAAGAGCATCACCGGCGCGGACGCGGTGAACTTCGACGACGAGAGCGCGTATGACCTCGCTCCGACGACGACCTTCGGGCAGATGCTGATTGGCCTGGGCTACAAGATTGCCTTCGTGCCGTACACGCAGCAGACGTTCTGGCGGAACCTGCGCAACAACCTGGGGAGCGCGGTGGACCGCATCTACCTCCAGGTCTACGACGGCGGCGCGGGCAACAACCCGGCGAGCTGGAACACGGCCATGGGGATGACGGTGTCCCCGGGCCTGTGGTCGCGGCACGGCACCAACTGCGCGTCGGGTGACAGCCCGGCTTCGGTGCAGACCAAGATGACCAACTGGAAGGCCAATGCCGGCATCCCTGGCGGCTTCATGTGGCTGTACGACGACATCCAGCGGTGCTCGGCGCAGGGGACGAGCGCGCAGTACGCGGCGGCCATCAACACCGCGGTCAGCGGCAACACGCCGCCGGTGGCGAACTTCGGCGTCACCATCAGCGGGCTCACGGCGACGTTCAGCGACGCGTCCACGGACGCCGATGGCAGCATCGTCTCGCGCAGCTGGAGCTTCGGCGACGGCACCACGTCCACCGCGACGAACCCCGCGCGCACGTACGCGAGCGGCGGCAGCTACAACGTCACGCTGACCGTGACGGACAACGGCGGGGCGAGCCACAGCAGGACCCAGACGGTCTCCGTGGGCACGGGCTTCATCAACCTGGCGCTGAACAAGCCCACCAGCAGCACCACGCCGTGCAACAGCAACGAGACGGCGGCCAAGGCGGTCAACGGGAGTGTCTCGGGCGGCACCACCGACAAGTTCTGCTCGCTGACGTCCCCGGCGTGGATGGATGTCGACCTGGGCTCGGCCCAGACGGTCAGCAGCTTCACCGTGAAGCACGCGGGGGCCGGCGGTGAGACGGCGACCTGGAACACCCAGGCGTTCACCATCCAGACGTCGACCAACGGCACGACGTGGAACACCGTCGTCACGGTGAGCGCCAACACCGCGGACGTCTCCACGCACCCCATCGCCGCCACGTCCGCGCGCTACATCCGGCTCCACGTGACGCTGCCCACGCAGAACTTCACGCCGGCGATGCGCATCTACGAGTTCGAGGTCCGCTGA